One Gammaproteobacteria bacterium genomic window carries:
- the dusB gene encoding tRNA dihydrouridine synthase DusB — protein sequence MQIGPYRLNNNLILAPMAGVTDRPFRQLCKRLGAGMAVSEMVSCNSLLWGSAKTLRRADHAGEVDPRSVQIAGADPQMMADAARYNVDNGAQIIDVNMGCPAKKVCNVMAGSALLRDETLVGRILDAVVGAVDVPVTLKIRTGWDSQHRNGVAVARIAESAGIRALAVHGRTRACGYSGEAEYDTIAAIKAAISIPVIANGDIRTPQQARHVLEYTHADAVMIGRAAQGRPWIFRTIEHYLRTGEHLPEPPVQWIRDVMLEHLEQLYAFYGEHVGTRVARKHIGWYSKGQVGGAVFRQSVNLEESAAEQLALTREFFDGLAATAGLAA from the coding sequence ATGCAAATCGGTCCGTACAGGCTGAACAACAACCTGATCCTCGCGCCCATGGCCGGGGTGACCGACCGGCCCTTCCGCCAGTTATGCAAGCGCCTCGGCGCCGGCATGGCCGTCTCCGAGATGGTGTCGTGCAATTCCCTGCTGTGGGGCAGCGCGAAGACGCTCCGCCGCGCCGACCATGCCGGCGAGGTCGATCCCCGTTCCGTGCAGATCGCCGGCGCCGACCCGCAGATGATGGCGGACGCGGCGCGCTACAATGTCGACAACGGCGCCCAGATCATCGACGTCAACATGGGCTGCCCGGCGAAAAAGGTCTGCAACGTGATGGCGGGCTCCGCCCTGCTGCGCGACGAAACCCTGGTCGGCCGCATCCTCGACGCCGTGGTCGGCGCGGTCGACGTGCCGGTCACGCTGAAGATCCGCACCGGCTGGGACAGCCAGCACCGCAACGGCGTCGCCGTCGCACGCATCGCCGAGTCAGCCGGCATCCGCGCGCTCGCGGTGCACGGCCGTACGCGCGCCTGCGGCTACAGCGGCGAGGCCGAGTACGACACCATCGCCGCGATCAAGGCCGCGATCAGCATCCCGGTCATCGCCAACGGCGACATCCGCACGCCGCAGCAGGCGCGCCATGTGCTCGAATACACGCACGCCGACGCCGTCATGATCGGTCGCGCCGCCCAGGGCCGGCCGTGGATCTTCCGCACCATCGAGCATTACCTGCGCACCGGCGAGCATCTGCCGGAGCCGCCGGTGCAGTGGATCCGCGACGTCATGCTCGAACACCTCGAACAGCTCTACGCCTTCTACGGCGAGCACGTCGGCACGCGCGTCGCGCGCAAGCACATCGGCTGGTACAGTAAGGGCCAGGTCGGCGGCGCGGTGTTCCGCCAGAGCGTGAACCTGGAGGAATCCGCCGCGGAGCAGCTCGCGCTCACGCGCGAATTCTTCGACGGTCTGGCCGCGACCGCCGGACTCGCGGCATGA
- the purH gene encoding bifunctional phosphoribosylaminoimidazolecarboxamide formyltransferase/IMP cyclohydrolase, producing MSGGLRSVKRALISVSDKDGLVDFARGLREIGVEILSTGGTARLLADNGIPVVEVSQYTGFPEMMDGRLKTLHPKIHGGLLGRRGTDDAAMMQHGIKPIDLLVLNLYPFGKVAADRHAKFDDIIENIDIGGPAMLRAAAKNFAHVAVATDPTQYAGVLAELNANDGSLSAKTRYSLAVAAFNRVAQYDARISDVLSSIGEPSDEGAQRRAQFPAQANGNFVKIMDLRYGENPHQQAAFYRDLYPAPGSLATFAQLQGKELSYNNIADADAAWECVRQFDAPACVIVKHANPCGVAVGRAPGDSYEAAYATDPVSAFGGIIAFNTKLDAATAKAVLDRQFVEVLIAPDYEEGALDYAKKKANVRVLRIPAAPASTGFIDTKRVGSGLLMQTADDRVVTRGELKVVTKLAPTEAQFADLLFAWKVAKFVKSNAIVYAKDQRTIGVGAGQMSRVYSARIAGIKAHDAGLAVAGSVMASDAFFPFRDGIDAAAETGIMAVIQPGGSMRDNEVIAAADEHGIAMVFTGVRHFRH from the coding sequence GTGAGCGGCGGCCTGCGAAGCGTCAAGCGCGCGCTGATCAGCGTCTCCGACAAGGACGGACTGGTGGATTTCGCGCGCGGCCTGCGCGAAATCGGTGTCGAGATCCTCTCGACCGGCGGCACGGCGCGCCTGCTCGCGGACAACGGCATCCCGGTTGTGGAAGTCTCGCAATACACCGGCTTCCCCGAGATGATGGACGGGCGCCTGAAGACGCTGCACCCGAAGATCCACGGCGGCCTGCTCGGACGGCGCGGCACCGACGATGCGGCGATGATGCAGCACGGCATCAAACCGATCGACCTGCTGGTGCTTAACCTGTATCCGTTCGGGAAGGTCGCCGCCGACCGTCACGCGAAATTCGACGACATCATCGAGAACATCGACATCGGCGGCCCGGCAATGCTGCGCGCAGCGGCGAAGAACTTCGCCCACGTTGCGGTCGCCACCGACCCGACGCAGTATGCCGGCGTGCTCGCCGAACTCAACGCCAACGACGGCAGTCTATCGGCGAAGACCCGCTATTCCCTGGCCGTCGCCGCCTTCAATCGCGTCGCCCAGTACGACGCGCGTATCAGCGACGTACTGTCGTCCATCGGCGAACCGAGCGACGAAGGCGCGCAGCGTCGCGCGCAGTTCCCGGCTCAGGCCAACGGCAACTTCGTCAAGATCATGGATCTGCGCTACGGCGAAAACCCGCACCAGCAGGCCGCATTCTACCGCGACCTGTACCCGGCGCCGGGTTCGCTGGCAACTTTCGCCCAGCTGCAGGGCAAGGAGCTGAGCTACAACAACATCGCCGACGCGGACGCGGCGTGGGAGTGCGTGCGCCAGTTCGATGCACCGGCCTGCGTCATCGTCAAGCACGCCAATCCCTGCGGCGTCGCCGTCGGCAGAGCGCCGGGCGATTCCTACGAAGCGGCCTACGCCACCGATCCGGTCAGTGCCTTCGGCGGCATCATCGCGTTCAATACGAAGCTGGACGCAGCGACTGCGAAGGCCGTCCTCGACCGCCAGTTCGTCGAGGTGTTGATCGCGCCGGACTATGAGGAAGGCGCGCTCGATTACGCGAAGAAGAAAGCCAACGTGCGCGTGCTGCGCATACCCGCGGCACCGGCATCGACAGGTTTCATCGATACCAAGCGCGTCGGCTCCGGCCTGCTGATGCAGACCGCCGATGACCGTGTGGTGACCCGCGGCGAGCTGAAGGTGGTGACGAAGCTGGCACCGACCGAAGCGCAGTTCGCCGACCTGCTGTTCGCGTGGAAAGTGGCGAAGTTCGTCAAGTCGAACGCGATCGTCTACGCGAAGGACCAGCGCACCATCGGTGTCGGCGCCGGGCAGATGAGCCGCGTCTACAGCGCGCGCATCGCCGGGATCAAGGCCCACGACGCCGGGCTGGCAGTGGCAGGCTCAGTGATGGCGTCGGATGCCTTTTTTCCGTTCCGCGACGGCATTGACGCCGCAGCGGAAACCGGGATCATGGCAGTGATCCAGCCCGGTGGCTCGATGCGTGACAACGAGGTCATCGCCGCGGCCGACGAGCACGGCATCGCGATGGTGTTCACCGGCGTGCGGCACTTCCGCCATTAG
- a CDS encoding chitobiase/beta-hexosaminidase C-terminal domain-containing protein, translated as MLRAEHRQGRRAAAALLFAALSVPLAGRASDSPDTAFVEVNAAALTGAIRSGFLYLGGTFTTVEGSSFPRIAKITLAQNQSVATWAPQMDDVVRALVISANGSSVYIGGDFTQIGAVARGRLAALNAADGGVVSTWSANGEGDANGSVRALALSPDGRTLYLGGDFTAVGGVARNHLASVNAATGAVLPWDPGADGTVRALALSADGATLYAGGDFTTAGGQPRQGLAALQTVNGKATEWDPALTGGAVFDLVLADDTLYAGGSFSQIGGAARGNLAALDTTIDADMATDWNPDVDGAVHALALSGDGARLYAGGVFAAVNGTAARSRIAGFRADIDGADAIAWDPGLDSAITSIDFLMTAADGDTLYAGGDFTRIGATNLTGIAAFGIAAPQTAVDPEGGGYQALSQVTLTCTDRSGAGCAGIYYTTDGSDPATPVSYTAPVDVAIGVDTTLKYFSVDADGNREGMNTAVYAVDTAAPVTANSLPGGLYGSADVEDVELACSDDHLALGCTTYYTLDGTAPTAASTAYAGAISLAGLFPPADIEPDEVDPLLHLAGTVTLKYFSRDDAGNEETVQTVLYQVDLSGPRVDVSHPAGNYAGPIAVTLACNDGTGSGCTDMYYTLDDSTPSDGTITDESGNVIPQTARYTDPVTIAAGSVLRVLALDTAGNRSSGIAGIYSFTSDTGADRNSVGGLDLLMLALLGLGGLLRRTVRREVLSVRSEM; from the coding sequence GTGTTGCGCGCTGAACACCGGCAGGGCCGCCGCGCGGCGGCCGCCCTGCTGTTCGCGGCCTTGTCCGTGCCGCTGGCGGGCCGCGCCTCCGACTCACCCGATACCGCCTTCGTCGAGGTCAACGCCGCGGCCCTGACCGGCGCGATCCGCAGCGGTTTTCTCTACCTCGGCGGGACATTCACCACCGTCGAGGGTTCGTCGTTTCCGCGCATCGCCAAGATCACTCTGGCGCAGAATCAGTCGGTCGCCACCTGGGCGCCGCAGATGGATGACGTCGTGCGCGCGCTGGTGATCTCCGCGAACGGCAGCAGCGTGTACATCGGCGGCGACTTTACCCAGATCGGCGCGGTCGCGCGCGGCCGGCTCGCGGCGCTGAACGCCGCGGACGGCGGGGTTGTATCGACCTGGAGCGCGAACGGGGAAGGCGACGCGAACGGCAGCGTTCGCGCCCTGGCGCTCTCGCCCGACGGGCGTACGCTGTACCTCGGCGGCGATTTCACCGCGGTCGGCGGCGTCGCGCGCAACCATCTCGCGAGCGTGAACGCCGCCACCGGCGCCGTGCTGCCATGGGATCCCGGCGCCGACGGCACGGTGCGCGCGCTGGCCCTGTCCGCCGACGGCGCCACGCTGTACGCCGGCGGCGATTTCACCACGGCCGGGGGCCAGCCGCGGCAGGGCCTCGCCGCGCTGCAGACCGTGAACGGCAAGGCAACGGAGTGGGATCCCGCGCTGACGGGCGGCGCGGTATTCGACCTGGTGCTTGCGGACGACACGCTGTACGCGGGCGGCAGCTTCAGCCAGATCGGCGGCGCGGCGCGCGGCAACCTCGCTGCGCTCGATACCACGATCGATGCGGACATGGCCACGGACTGGAATCCGGATGTCGACGGCGCGGTGCATGCGCTCGCGCTGTCCGGCGACGGTGCGCGCCTGTACGCCGGCGGCGTATTCGCCGCGGTCAACGGGACTGCCGCGCGGAGCCGCATCGCCGGATTCCGCGCCGACATCGACGGTGCCGACGCCATCGCCTGGGATCCGGGCCTCGACAGCGCGATCACCTCGATCGATTTCCTGATGACGGCCGCGGACGGAGACACCCTGTACGCCGGCGGTGACTTCACCCGCATCGGCGCGACCAACCTCACCGGCATCGCGGCCTTCGGGATCGCCGCGCCGCAGACGGCGGTTGATCCGGAGGGCGGCGGCTACCAGGCGCTCTCCCAGGTCACGCTCACCTGCACCGACCGTTCGGGCGCGGGGTGCGCAGGGATCTACTACACCACCGACGGCAGCGATCCTGCCACGCCGGTCAGCTATACGGCGCCGGTGGACGTGGCGATCGGCGTCGATACCACGCTCAAGTATTTCTCCGTGGACGCGGATGGAAACCGCGAGGGGATGAACACCGCGGTGTACGCCGTCGACACCGCCGCGCCGGTCACCGCCAATTCACTGCCGGGCGGATTGTACGGCAGCGCCGACGTGGAGGACGTCGAGCTGGCCTGCAGCGATGACCACCTCGCGCTCGGCTGCACCACCTATTACACCCTCGACGGCACCGCGCCGACCGCCGCCTCGACCGCCTATGCAGGGGCGATCTCGCTCGCCGGCCTGTTCCCGCCGGCGGATATCGAACCGGACGAAGTCGACCCGCTGCTGCACCTTGCCGGCACCGTCACGCTGAAATATTTCTCCCGGGACGATGCCGGCAACGAGGAGACGGTGCAGACCGTGCTCTATCAGGTCGATCTGTCCGGCCCGCGCGTGGATGTGTCGCACCCCGCCGGAAATTACGCCGGACCGATCGCGGTGACGCTGGCCTGCAACGACGGCACGGGTTCAGGATGCACCGACATGTACTATACGCTGGACGATTCCACGCCATCCGACGGCACCATCACCGACGAGTCGGGCAACGTCATCCCGCAGACCGCGCGCTACACGGATCCGGTCACGATCGCCGCGGGCTCGGTCCTGCGCGTGCTTGCCCTCGACACCGCCGGCAACCGGAGCAGCGGTATCGCCGGGATCTATTCCTTTACCTCGGATACCGGCGCCGACCGCAACAGCGTGGGCGGGCTTGATCTCCTGATGCTGGCGCTGCTGGGCCTGGGAGGGCTGCTGCGTCGTACGGTGAGGCGTGAGGTGTTAAGCGTTAGGAGTGAGATGTAA
- the yrfG gene encoding GMP/IMP nucleotidase, producing MIDWEKVRTVLLDMDGTLLDLYYDNHFWQEHLPRRYAEKHGLDLDSAKALLHARFTSAQGTLDWYCVDFWSRELDLDITLLKLEVAHLIAVHPHVTDFIDAVRASGRRAVLVTNAHHKSLELKMQRTRLGGHLDAVISAHTIGIPKENHAFWGHLQRIEAFEAAHALLIDDNLSVLKSARAYGIAQLLAVRTPDSRGGPKLTEDFPALRSFRDILPPRHAAARDRV from the coding sequence ATGATCGACTGGGAAAAAGTCCGTACCGTGCTGCTCGACATGGACGGCACATTGCTGGATCTCTATTACGACAACCATTTCTGGCAGGAGCACCTGCCGCGACGCTACGCTGAAAAACACGGCCTCGATCTCGACTCGGCCAAGGCCCTGCTGCATGCGCGGTTCACATCGGCGCAGGGCACGCTGGACTGGTACTGCGTGGACTTCTGGAGCCGGGAGCTCGACCTGGACATCACCCTGCTCAAGCTCGAGGTCGCGCACCTGATCGCGGTCCATCCCCATGTCACGGACTTCATCGACGCCGTGCGCGCGAGCGGCCGGCGCGCCGTGCTGGTCACCAACGCCCATCACAAGAGCCTCGAGCTCAAGATGCAGCGCACCCGGCTCGGCGGCCACCTGGACGCGGTGATCAGCGCCCACACCATCGGCATCCCGAAGGAAAACCACGCATTCTGGGGGCATCTGCAGCGTATCGAGGCATTCGAGGCGGCGCATGCCCTGCTGATCGACGACAACCTGTCGGTGCTGAAATCTGCGCGCGCCTACGGCATCGCGCAGCTGCTCGCCGTGCGCACGCCCGATTCGCGCGGCGGGCCGAAGCTGACGGAGGACTTTCCCGCGCTGCGCAGCTTTCGCGACATCCTGCCTCCCCGGCATGCGGCGGCACGCGATCGCGTGTGA
- the prmA gene encoding 50S ribosomal protein L11 methyltransferase, whose protein sequence is MTERDWLQLELTANAATAEQLAEHLTAAGALAVTLEDEADDPVFEPAPGATTLWPRTAVVGLFAPETDIPAVLRALQQSLALPEAPACRVRRLQERDWVRVWLDRFHPMRFGGRLWICPTSQSPADPAADAVIVTLDPGLAFGTGTHETTALCLEWLDRHLRPGWEMIDYGCGSGILAVAAARLGAGHVWAVDIDPQALYATGENAGKNEVADRVSGVEPARLPDRPVDCIVANILAGPLITLAPRFAALLRTGGRLVLSGILHSQAAEVGAAYEGAFAMEPVERRGDWTRLAGTRR, encoded by the coding sequence ATGACTGAACGCGACTGGCTGCAGCTTGAATTGACCGCGAACGCCGCGACGGCGGAACAGCTCGCCGAGCACCTCACCGCCGCCGGCGCGCTCGCGGTGACGCTCGAAGACGAGGCCGACGATCCGGTGTTCGAACCCGCCCCGGGCGCCACCACGCTGTGGCCGCGGACCGCGGTGGTGGGATTATTCGCGCCGGAGACCGACATCCCCGCGGTGCTGCGCGCGCTGCAGCAGTCGCTTGCGCTGCCTGAAGCGCCTGCCTGCCGCGTGAGGCGCCTGCAGGAGCGCGACTGGGTGCGGGTCTGGCTGGATCGGTTCCATCCGATGCGCTTCGGCGGCCGCCTGTGGATCTGTCCTACCAGCCAGTCCCCGGCCGATCCCGCGGCGGATGCGGTCATCGTCACGCTCGATCCCGGTCTCGCCTTCGGGACCGGGACCCACGAGACCACCGCGCTGTGCCTGGAATGGCTCGACCGGCACCTTCGCCCCGGCTGGGAGATGATCGATTACGGCTGCGGATCCGGCATCCTCGCGGTGGCGGCGGCCAGGCTCGGCGCCGGACATGTCTGGGCCGTCGACATCGATCCCCAGGCGCTGTACGCGACGGGGGAGAACGCTGGCAAGAACGAAGTCGCCGATCGCGTGAGCGGGGTTGAGCCGGCGCGCCTGCCTGACCGTCCCGTCGACTGCATCGTGGCGAACATCCTGGCCGGACCCCTGATCACACTCGCGCCGCGCTTCGCCGCGCTGCTGCGAACGGGAGGCCGCCTCGTGCTGTCCGGCATCCTGCACAGCCAGGCGGCGGAGGTCGGCGCCGCCTACGAGGGAGCCTTCGCCATGGAACCGGTGGAACGGCGCGGCGACTGGACGCGCCTCGCCGGGACACGGCGCTGA
- the fis gene encoding DNA-binding transcriptional regulator Fis: protein MNTAPQKTGAAGAIDERRKQPLASAVETALTRYLKDLDGDMPANLYEMVLCEVEQPLLRSVMQFTRGNQSLAAQILGLNRSTLRKKLAKYGLGR, encoded by the coding sequence ATGAACACGGCGCCGCAAAAGACAGGCGCCGCCGGCGCCATCGACGAGCGTCGCAAGCAGCCGCTCGCCAGCGCCGTCGAAACCGCATTGACGCGCTACCTGAAGGATCTCGACGGCGACATGCCGGCCAATCTGTATGAAATGGTGCTGTGCGAGGTGGAACAGCCCCTGCTGCGCAGCGTCATGCAGTTCACGCGCGGCAACCAGAGCCTGGCCGCGCAGATCCTCGGCCTCAACCGCAGCACGCTGCGCAAGAAGCTCGCCAAATACGGTCTCGGCCGGTGA
- a CDS encoding YkgJ family cysteine cluster protein — translation MTKIIPIVPAHKITPENKCGFCTNSKCCTYLTQQVPTPRSKSDFDHLLWQISHQNVQVYKDEDGWYLLVNNKCLHLQPGGRCGIYETRPQVCREYSNDYCEFDSSAEEGFELFFDGYAALLKYCRKRFKNWDRRAKS, via the coding sequence ATGACCAAGATAATCCCGATCGTTCCGGCACATAAGATCACGCCCGAGAACAAGTGCGGCTTCTGCACCAACTCCAAGTGCTGCACGTATCTGACCCAGCAGGTCCCCACGCCGCGCTCCAAGAGTGATTTCGACCATTTGCTGTGGCAGATATCGCATCAGAACGTGCAGGTCTACAAGGACGAGGACGGCTGGTACCTCCTGGTCAACAACAAGTGCCTGCACCTGCAGCCGGGGGGGCGCTGCGGCATCTACGAGACCCGCCCGCAGGTCTGCCGCGAATACTCCAACGACTACTGCGAATTCGATTCGTCGGCCGAGGAAGGCTTCGAGCTGTTCTTCGACGGCTATGCCGCGCTGCTGAAATACTGCCGCAAGCGTTTCAAGAACTGGGACCGCAGGGCGAAGAGCTGA
- a CDS encoding chitobiase/beta-hexosaminidase C-terminal domain-containing protein encodes MPEPLYHNPVLRRAGTHGAEMVRYLLCAFTVLLYGLPAAAVDVRDEAWVANGPIYVSTADASLATLYLGGDFSYVGPVTGAGAGIDPAGTGAADFTFPRVNGPVHAVAADGSGGWFIGGEFSAAGGQARANLAHIDAARTVTAWAPVADGAVRALALAGGVLYVGGEFTQVDGAGRDRIAALDAAAGNVSTWDPGADAAVLALLIDGAAVYAGGEFTQIGGAARGRIAALDTTSGAATAWDPDANAAVRALTLSGTTLYAGGDFTQIGGAARNRIAALDTTGGTATAWDPDANAAVRALTLSGTTLYAGGDFTQIGGAARNRIAALDTTGGTAAVWDPAANGAVRALALSGTRLYAGGDFTAMGGLARNRLAALDTAVTSAITDSAWDPGAGGTVEALALNGGVLYAGGDFSSVNGVTRRNIAALDLATGTATAWDPDADGAVRALQFGANGSVLYVGGEFSAIAGQPRNRLAGLNAATGAATVWNPGADGAVYALALANGGGTMYAGGTFTAVGGLARDWLGEVSISNGIATAWNPSPAAGTGVYALAVNGFRLYVAGDFGEIDGIARDRIAAFDMSVQEILDWSPQIDDGAVRTLAYIADSDVLYAGGDFTSVGGAPQVGVVALDPAADAALAWNPRLDGGVRALSRSFDRTLLYMGGEFTTAAGVARNRLAALSVADATVDADWIVAADATVHTFAAVSGATAGDHTLYAGGAFTTIDGGARQGLAALAALPPEQAPPVTTALPSGGLYNSVTAAPIALVCDDGGGSGCATTYYTTDGSEPTTASEVYADEIPLDADLVVKFFSIDNAGNAGAVVTETYSVELGPPLTTASPVTRVFDANFIRVTLSCSDAGSGCAATYYTLDGSPPTTASTLYTGPITIDDTVVLKFFSVDAAGNTEGAKREEYARTRGEVGAFDLYAMLALAASLLLRAGCRRPSGVAR; translated from the coding sequence ATATCTCCTGTGCGCGTTCACCGTCCTGTTGTATGGACTTCCGGCGGCCGCCGTCGATGTCCGCGATGAGGCCTGGGTCGCCAATGGCCCGATCTATGTGAGCACCGCGGACGCATCCCTTGCCACTCTGTATCTGGGGGGCGATTTCTCTTATGTCGGTCCGGTCACCGGCGCCGGTGCGGGAATCGACCCGGCCGGCACGGGCGCTGCCGATTTCACCTTTCCGCGCGTCAACGGCCCGGTGCACGCGGTGGCGGCCGACGGCAGCGGGGGCTGGTTCATCGGCGGCGAGTTCAGCGCAGCGGGCGGGCAGGCGCGCGCCAATCTCGCGCACATCGATGCGGCCAGGACGGTGACGGCGTGGGCGCCTGTGGCCGATGGCGCGGTGCGTGCGCTCGCGCTCGCGGGCGGGGTGCTGTATGTCGGAGGCGAATTCACCCAGGTTGACGGCGCCGGCCGCGACCGCATCGCGGCGCTTGATGCGGCGGCAGGTAACGTGAGCACGTGGGATCCCGGCGCCGATGCTGCGGTGCTGGCGCTGCTGATCGACGGCGCCGCCGTGTATGCGGGCGGCGAATTCACCCAGATCGGTGGCGCGGCGCGTGGCCGCATCGCGGCGCTCGACACGACGAGCGGAGCCGCCACGGCCTGGGACCCGGATGCGAACGCTGCGGTGCGCGCGCTGACGCTCTCCGGCACGACGCTGTACGCGGGCGGGGACTTCACGCAGATCGGCGGCGCGGCGCGCAACCGCATCGCGGCGCTCGATACGACGGGCGGAACCGCCACGGCCTGGGACCCGGATGCGAACGCTGCGGTGCGCGCGCTGACGCTCTCCGGTACGACGCTGTACGCGGGCGGGGACTTCACGCAGATCGGCGGCGCGGCGCGCAACCGCATCGCGGCGCTCGATACGACGGGCGGAACCGCCGCGGTCTGGGACCCGGCTGCGAACGGCGCGGTGCGCGCGCTGGCGCTCTCCGGGACGAGGCTGTATGCCGGCGGCGACTTCACCGCGATGGGGGGGCTCGCACGCAACCGGCTGGCGGCGCTCGATACCGCCGTCACCAGCGCGATCACCGATTCCGCCTGGGACCCGGGCGCGGGCGGAACGGTCGAGGCGCTCGCCCTCAACGGCGGTGTCCTGTATGCCGGCGGCGACTTCTCTTCCGTGAACGGGGTGACCCGGCGCAATATTGCGGCGCTCGACCTCGCCACCGGCACGGCGACCGCGTGGGATCCGGACGCGGACGGCGCGGTGCGCGCCCTGCAGTTCGGGGCGAATGGAAGCGTGCTTTACGTCGGGGGTGAGTTCAGTGCGATTGCGGGACAGCCCCGTAACCGGCTGGCGGGACTGAATGCCGCCACCGGTGCCGCCACGGTCTGGAATCCCGGTGCCGACGGCGCGGTGTACGCCCTTGCGCTGGCGAACGGCGGGGGCACGATGTACGCGGGCGGGACATTCACCGCCGTGGGCGGGCTCGCGCGCGACTGGCTGGGTGAGGTGTCGATCTCCAACGGGATCGCGACGGCGTGGAACCCGTCGCCCGCGGCCGGCACGGGCGTATATGCCCTGGCGGTCAACGGATTCAGGCTGTATGTCGCGGGAGACTTCGGGGAGATCGACGGCATCGCGCGCGATCGCATCGCGGCATTCGATATGAGCGTGCAGGAGATCCTCGACTGGTCGCCGCAGATCGACGACGGCGCCGTGCGTACGCTGGCATACATCGCAGACAGCGATGTGCTGTACGCGGGCGGCGATTTCACCTCGGTCGGCGGGGCGCCGCAGGTCGGGGTGGTGGCGCTGGATCCCGCGGCGGACGCTGCGCTGGCCTGGAATCCCCGGCTCGACGGCGGTGTGCGCGCATTGTCCCGCTCCTTCGACCGCACGCTGCTCTACATGGGCGGCGAATTCACGACGGCCGCAGGCGTGGCGCGCAATCGGCTCGCCGCGCTCAGCGTCGCGGACGCGACAGTGGACGCGGACTGGATCGTCGCGGCCGACGCGACAGTGCATACGTTTGCTGCGGTCAGCGGCGCGACGGCAGGCGATCACACCCTGTACGCGGGCGGCGCGTTCACCACGATTGACGGCGGTGCGCGCCAGGGCTTGGCCGCGCTCGCGGCCCTGCCGCCTGAGCAGGCGCCGCCCGTGACGACGGCGCTGCCGTCCGGCGGCCTGTACAACAGCGTGACGGCGGCACCCATCGCACTCGTCTGCGACGACGGCGGCGGCTCCGGCTGCGCCACGACCTATTACACAACGGACGGCTCGGAGCCGACCACCGCGTCGGAGGTGTATGCCGACGAGATCCCCCTGGATGCCGACCTGGTGGTGAAATTCTTTTCGATCGATAATGCGGGCAATGCCGGCGCGGTGGTGACCGAGACCTACAGCGTCGAGCTCGGCCCGCCGCTGACCACCGCCAGCCCCGTGACGCGCGTCTTCGATGCCAATTTCATCCGGGTGACGCTGAGCTGCTCCGACGCGGGCAGCGGCTGCGCGGCCACGTACTACACACTCGACGGGAGTCCGCCGACCACCGCCTCCACGCTTTATACCGGCCCGATCACCATCGACGATACGGTGGTGCTGAAGTTCTTTTCGGTCGATGCGGCCGGTAACACCGAGGGTGCCAAGCGTGAGGAATATGCCAGGACACGCGGCGAGGTCGGGGCGTTCGACCTGTACGCAATGCTGGCGCTCGCGGCCTCCCTGCTGCTGCGGGCCGGATGCAGGAGGCCGTCCGGTGTTGCGCGCTGA
- a CDS encoding DUF3426 domain-containing protein, which translates to MLATCPHCHNAVDVGDGSAVMLCEYCGREFHPAATPVIAAMPESALPEPAPAEYAPPESAPRPQYRLQISPEERATLGPRAHVATAAASATHSPFATLTWSVGILVLVGALLVQYAYFMREDLARHSALRPWLETLCTYAQCEIPLLRDPARVRIAGRDIRRHPETEGALRVMLTLENEAAHVQAYPIIQLSFFDVRDRLLARRRFTPQEYLSVTVNPALGMPVRQPVQTMIDIVDPGPDAVNFEFLLR; encoded by the coding sequence ATGCTCGCAACCTGCCCCCATTGCCATAACGCCGTCGATGTCGGCGACGGCAGCGCCGTCATGCTGTGCGAATACTGCGGGCGCGAATTCCACCCCGCGGCAACGCCGGTGATCGCCGCCATGCCCGAGTCGGCCCTGCCTGAACCCGCTCCGGCTGAATACGCCCCGCCCGAATCCGCGCCGCGGCCGCAGTACCGCCTGCAGATCAGCCCCGAGGAGCGTGCCACCCTCGGACCGCGCGCACATGTCGCCACGGCCGCGGCATCCGCAACACACAGTCCCTTCGCGACCCTGACATGGTCCGTGGGCATCCTCGTGCTCGTCGGCGCGCTCCTCGTCCAGTACGCCTATTTCATGCGCGAGGATCTCGCCCGCCACAGCGCGCTGCGCCCGTGGCTGGAGACGCTATGTACCTACGCGCAGTGCGAAATCCCGCTGCTGCGCGACCCCGCACGCGTGCGCATCGCGGGGCGCGACATCCGCCGGCATCCGGAGACGGAAGGGGCGCTCAGGGTGATGCTGACTCTGGAAAACGAGGCGGCCCACGTGCAGGCCTACCCGATCATCCAGCTCAGCTTTTTCGACGTCCGCGACCGGCTCCTGGCACGGCGCCGTTTCACGCCGCAGGAATACCTGTCAGTCACCGTCAACCCGGCCCTGGGCATGCCGGTACGTCAGCCGGTGCAGACGATGATCGATATCGTGGATCCCGGTCCGGACGCGGTCAACTTCGAATTCCTGTTGCGCTGA